The following proteins come from a genomic window of Streptococcus pneumoniae:
- a CDS encoding cytidine deaminase family protein: MDIWEKMYEEAQKLYNPHEVSDFVYANHVVAAVEAEDGQIFTGFCMEGTCGVFHLCAERAALFNMYQFSGQTKVKKVLAFRDKPPYGGSSAMPCGACREFLLELNAENKDAEFMMDYNIRKTVKVAELIPYWWGEERASKFNER, from the coding sequence ATGGACATCTGGGAAAAGATGTACGAAGAAGCACAGAAACTATACAATCCACATGAAGTATCAGACTTTGTTTATGCCAATCATGTTGTAGCTGCAGTAGAAGCAGAAGATGGACAAATATTTACAGGATTCTGTATGGAGGGAACCTGTGGTGTTTTCCATCTCTGCGCAGAACGGGCGGCCCTCTTCAATATGTACCAATTTTCAGGACAAACTAAGGTTAAGAAAGTATTAGCCTTTCGAGACAAACCACCTTATGGTGGAAGTTCAGCCATGCCTTGCGGTGCTTGTAGAGAATTCCTTTTAGAGCTTAATGCTGAAAATAAAGATGCAGAATTCATGATGGACTATAATATAAGAAAAACAGTTAAAGTCGCAGAACTAATCCCTTATTGGTGGGGAGAAGAACGTGCTTCTAAGTTTAATGAGCGATAG